Below is a window of Acidimicrobiia bacterium DNA.
TTGGTCTCGGGCGTCCCGGCCTCGTCGCCGTTCGGGTACTTGTCGAGCGTCGCCGAGTGCAGCGGCTTCACGCCCATGTGGTTGTAGCCGGAGAGGCCACCGAAGACCGCCGCCGCCCACTGCCACTCGATGGTGACGTTGGGGTTGTCGCTCAGGATCTGCGTCGTCCACGTGACCGGGCTGATCGAGCCCGAGAGTCCGCCGGCCGGCACGGAGAAGGCCGCGCCGGAGAGGAACACGTTGTCGCCGAACCCCGCGGGCACATCGGTCGACCAGTGCTTCCCCTTGAAGGTGACGCTCGCCTGCGCGGTCGCGGGGGAGAAGGTGATCGTCGCGTCCGGGATCGGCACGACGTAGTCGGTTCCGTTGTCGGAGAACGTCACTTGCCCGCCGTGCGTCGAGAACGTGACCGGTGACGCGTCGCCGCCGATCACACGGAACGAGCTGTTGAACCAGATCGTCCGGTGGTCCGGGATCGCAATCTCGTTGAAGTCGGCGCTGATGGAGCTCGTCGGACACAGCGCGGTCCCGCATCCGGAGACGAGTCGGTGCCGGTCGATCGCGCGGGTCCCGGTGTGCGTCTGCCAGTCGGCATGCGTCCCGACCGTGTGGGTCCCGATCGGGACGGTGATCGCAACGGTGTTCGTGCCGGTGCGACCGTCGAAGGTGAAGGGTTGCGCGGCGACCTGGGCGCCGTCGATCGACACGGTCTCGTTCACGGTGTGCGACACGCCGTCCTTGAACCGGAGGAAGGTGAATGTCGCGCCGGTGCACGACGCGCTCGCCTGGAGCGTGTGCGCGCTCGCGGCCGATACGAGCATCAGTGGTGTCATGAGCGCGACAGCGATGACGATCACGAGCCGTTTCACCGTGGGCCTCCGTTCCGATTGCGAAGTCCCGCGAACGAATCATTCGCCCGCCACCGCCCCGCAGATCCCCCGCTGCGCAAGCTAGCGGAGCCGGCGCCGCTCGGCACGGACGCACGACCCCGACCTCGCGAATCGTCCGGATACGGTCGAGCGGTGATCCTGCCGAGGGAGCGCGATTGCGATTGCGCACGATTCGCCGCGCGCGCGTGCGCAACGACATCTGCGGGTCGGCCTGCGACGGCTGACAGGAGCGCGTGCGCGATGAGTTCCGCGATCGGGTGCGGTCTCTACGACCATGGAAACGAAGAACCTTGCCGAGACCGAGGGCCTGCCCACGATCGAGTGGTCGCAGGTCGACTCCCAGATCAATGATCGCCAGGCGCACGACGACCCGCTGTCGCCGAGCCGCGCGACGTTCTGGCTGACGACGCTCAACGCCGATGGCAGCCCGCACGTGACGAGCGTGGGCGCGCTGTGGCATGCGGGATCGTTCTGGTTCCAAACCGGCGAACGCACGCGCAAGGCGAAGAACGTCGCGCGCGATCCGCGCTGCACGATCAGCATCGCGACGCGCAGCTTCGACGCGACGGTCTCGGGTGACGCGCGACTCGTCACCGACCCGAAGGTGATCGCGGAGATCGCGGCCGCGTGGGCGCAAGGTGGCTGGCCCGCCGAGCCCGACGCGTCCGGCGCCGGAATCACCGCGCCGTTCAACGCGCCGACGCTCGGGCCGCCGCCGTGGTTCGTCTACGAGGTGAAGCCGCGCCGCGCGACGGCAGTCGGTACGACCGAAGAGGGCCCCGGCTCGACGCGCTGGCGGTTCTGAACCGCGTCTTCCCGGGTCGGGGCGATTCCCGATCGGGTACAACGGGAGTCCAATTCCGACCACCGAAAACCGGATCCGTCGCCCATGACCTCAGCCCGCGCCGCCTTCCGTGTGGGTGTTGGTGGCATCGTCCACGAGACGAACACCTTCGCCGTGGAAGCCCTTGGTCCGACGGACCTGGATGCCTTCGTTCGGGTCGACGGCGAAGACATCCTGCGCGTCCACCGCGGAACGCGCACGTGCGTCGGCGGCATGATCGACGCGGCCGCCGAGCTCGGCGCCGAGCTGGTGCCGTTGTCGTGGTCGTTCGCGCAGCCGTCCGGGACGGTCGCCGCCGACGCGTACCAGTCGATGCGAGACAACCTTTTGCACGCGATCACCGCCGCCGGTCCGCTCGATGCGCTGGCGCTCGACCTGCACGGCGGCGGCGTGGCCGAGAACGCGGAAGACCTCGAGGGCGATCTCGGCAGCGCGGTCCGCGCGCTCGTCGGACCGCGCGTGCCGATCGTCGTCACGCTCGATCTGCACGGCAACGTGTCCGACACGATGGCCGACGCGTTCGACGTGATGATCGGATACCACCTGTATCCGCACACCGACCAGTGGGAGCGCGGCGACGAAGCGATGCGGCTCGTGCCCCGTTTGCTCGACGGCACGCTGCGCCCGCGCACCTATGTCGAGCACCTCCCGATCCTGCTCCCCACGTCGACCACCGACCCGGGCCATCCGGCCGCCGACATGAACGAGCTGTGCCGCCGGCTCGAGGCCGAACCGGGAGTGGTCGACTGCACCGTGTTCCACGGCTTTCCCTTCACCGACGTTCCCGAGGTGGGAGTGCACGTCGTGGTGACGACCGACGCCGACATCGACCTGGCGCGTCGCACCGCGGCGAAGGTCGGTGCGTGGATCTGGGACGCCAAGGAGCGATTCCGCGTCGAGCACCCGACGCCGGATCAGGCCGTGCGCGCCGCGCTCGAGATGACCGGACAGCCGATCGTCATCAACGAGACCAACGACAACGCGGGCGGCGGCGCGCCCGGTGACGGCACGCAGTTGTTGCAGGCGCTGATCGACCAGGGCGCGGACGACGCCGTGTTCGGCTTCCTCTGCGATGCCGAGTCGGTCGCGGTCTGTCACGACGCGGGCGTCGGCGCGGTCGTGCACCTGCGGTTGGGAGCCAAGCACGACCGCGTCCACGGTGAGACCATCGAGACCGATGCCTACGTGAAGTGCCTCACCGACGGACGCTTCACGTTGCGTGCGTTCGCGGAAGGCTCGCGGGTGTCGTTGGGTCGTTGCGCGCGTGTCGTCCTCGGCGGACGTGACGGCGGCATCGAAGTGATCGTGGCCGAGCGACGCGCGCAGACGTTCGACGACACCATCTTCCGTCTGCACGGGATCGACGTGACCGAGTACAAGATCGTGGCGCTCAAGTCGTCGAACCACTTCCGCGCCGGGTTCCGCGATGTCGCGGCCGCCATCGTGACGTCGGACGCGCCCGGTCTCACGACGACCCGAGTCGAGGTCTTCGATCATCAGCGGTCGGCGCGCCCGCTGTGGCCGCGCGACCCCGACGCGACCTACGCGCCGCCGGAGTGAATGGCTCCGAACACCTCGCGGTCGACGTCGCGCTGATCGGTGCCGGCATCGCCGGCGTGTCGGCCGGAGCCGCGTTGGCCGCGGCGGGTGCCGCGGTCGCGGTGCTCGAGGCCGAGGATCGGCCGGGTCATCACGCCACGGGCCGTTCGGTCGCGTTGTTCAGCGAGAACTACGGGAACGAGGTCGTGCGCCGCCTGACCGTCGGCAGCCGCGCGTTTCTCGCCGATCCACCTTCCGGGTTCAGCGCGGTTCCGCTGTTGCGCCCGCGCGGCGCGCTCTCGATCGGACGGAACGATCAGCGCGACAGCCTGGCTCGACTGCACGCCGCGGGTTCGATGTTGGTGACCGACCTGCAACTGGTCGACGCCGCGCACGCGCGAAAGCTGTGTCCGGCGCTGTCGAGCGACTACGTCGTCGGCGGAGTGTGGGAACCGCGCGCCGCCGACATCGACGTCGACGCGCTGCTCGGTGGGTACCTGCGCCGGCTGAGCCGGGCCGGCGGCCACCTCGTGACCGAC
It encodes the following:
- a CDS encoding pyridoxamine 5'-phosphate oxidase family protein; this encodes METKNLAETEGLPTIEWSQVDSQINDRQAHDDPLSPSRATFWLTTLNADGSPHVTSVGALWHAGSFWFQTGERTRKAKNVARDPRCTISIATRSFDATVSGDARLVTDPKVIAEIAAAWAQGGWPAEPDASGAGITAPFNAPTLGPPPWFVYEVKPRRATAVGTTEEGPGSTRWRF
- a CDS encoding M81 family metallopeptidase, with product MTSARAAFRVGVGGIVHETNTFAVEALGPTDLDAFVRVDGEDILRVHRGTRTCVGGMIDAAAELGAELVPLSWSFAQPSGTVAADAYQSMRDNLLHAITAAGPLDALALDLHGGGVAENAEDLEGDLGSAVRALVGPRVPIVVTLDLHGNVSDTMADAFDVMIGYHLYPHTDQWERGDEAMRLVPRLLDGTLRPRTYVEHLPILLPTSTTDPGHPAADMNELCRRLEAEPGVVDCTVFHGFPFTDVPEVGVHVVVTTDADIDLARRTAAKVGAWIWDAKERFRVEHPTPDQAVRAALEMTGQPIVINETNDNAGGGAPGDGTQLLQALIDQGADDAVFGFLCDAESVAVCHDAGVGAVVHLRLGAKHDRVHGETIETDAYVKCLTDGRFTLRAFAEGSRVSLGRCARVVLGGRDGGIEVIVAERRAQTFDDTIFRLHGIDVTEYKIVALKSSNHFRAGFRDVAAAIVTSDAPGLTTTRVEVFDHQRSARPLWPRDPDATYAPPE